A stretch of the Bradyrhizobium arachidis genome encodes the following:
- a CDS encoding cupin domain-containing protein, which yields MTSVSAFSVTSRPRPQAYALAVVGGLACALAIGRALPVTMDAISAAMAPVCASAAEGSPLDKVEPIGSYALPNVAGKRVTIVRVTYGPGGFTRPHKHAGSVTAYITKGEIRSQLGGGPVETFKVGQSFFEPPGSTHVVSANASATEPAELIAVFVADEGAQLTTFLE from the coding sequence ATGACTTCGGTTTCTGCATTCTCCGTTACATCAAGACCCCGACCGCAGGCGTATGCCCTTGCCGTGGTGGGAGGGCTGGCGTGCGCGCTGGCCATTGGCAGGGCACTGCCAGTGACTATGGACGCAATTTCCGCCGCGATGGCGCCGGTCTGCGCGTCGGCTGCGGAAGGTTCGCCATTGGACAAGGTCGAACCGATCGGCTCCTATGCGCTGCCCAACGTGGCGGGCAAGCGCGTCACCATCGTGCGGGTGACTTACGGTCCGGGCGGATTTACGCGACCGCACAAGCATGCGGGGTCGGTGACTGCCTACATCACCAAGGGCGAGATCCGTTCCCAGCTCGGCGGCGGCCCGGTCGAGACATTCAAGGTCGGCCAGTCCTTCTTCGAACCGCCGGGCTCGACGCATGTGGTGTCGGCAAACGCGAGCGCGACGGAGCCCGCGGAGTTGATCGCGGTATTCGTGGCCGACGAGGGTGCGCAGCTCACGACGTTTTTGGAGTAA
- the epmA gene encoding EF-P lysine aminoacylase EpmA: MAGDKPISPFWSPGRHLDRRPFLQARGAITAAVRAFFAEQGFVEVETSVLQVSPGNETHLHAPRTELLRADGSRATRYLRTSPEFACKKLLAAGEPRIFELARVFRDRERGDLHLPEFTMLEWYRAGALYDAIMADCIVVIAHAAQATGIGQFSFRGRTADPFAEPELLTVAYAFEQFAGIDLLATIDGGTGDRAALAAAAAGKVRVVDDDTWSDIFSKVLVEHVEPRLGQGRLTILFEYPSPEAALARVKADDPRVAERFEVYACGVELANGFGELTDAPEQRRRFAAAMEEKQRRYGEAYPLDEDFLAAVGEMPEASGVALGFDRLVMLASGASRIDQVVWTPPADETLSET, from the coding sequence ATGGCTGGGGACAAGCCGATTTCGCCGTTCTGGTCGCCCGGCCGGCATCTCGACCGGCGGCCGTTCCTCCAGGCGCGGGGCGCCATTACGGCTGCGGTCAGGGCCTTTTTCGCCGAGCAGGGGTTCGTCGAGGTCGAAACCTCGGTCCTCCAGGTCTCCCCGGGCAACGAGACCCATCTGCACGCCCCGCGGACCGAGCTTTTGCGGGCCGACGGCAGCCGTGCCACGCGATATTTGCGGACATCCCCGGAATTCGCCTGCAAGAAGCTGCTGGCCGCCGGCGAGCCGAGGATCTTCGAGCTGGCGCGGGTGTTTCGCGACCGGGAGCGCGGCGACCTGCATTTGCCCGAATTCACCATGCTGGAATGGTACCGGGCGGGAGCCCTTTACGATGCCATCATGGCCGACTGCATCGTCGTGATCGCCCATGCCGCGCAGGCGACCGGGATCGGCCAGTTCTCGTTCCGGGGCCGCACCGCCGACCCCTTTGCCGAGCCGGAGCTGCTCACGGTCGCCTATGCCTTCGAGCAATTTGCCGGCATTGACCTTCTTGCGACCATTGATGGCGGCACGGGTGACCGCGCGGCGCTGGCAGCCGCGGCTGCCGGGAAGGTGCGCGTGGTCGACGACGACACCTGGTCGGACATCTTCAGCAAGGTGCTGGTCGAGCACGTCGAACCCAGGCTCGGTCAGGGGCGTTTGACCATTCTGTTCGAATACCCATCTCCAGAGGCGGCGCTGGCGCGGGTCAAGGCCGACGATCCCCGCGTCGCCGAGCGGTTCGAGGTCTATGCCTGCGGCGTCGAGCTCGCCAACGGCTTTGGCGAGCTGACGGACGCGCCGGAACAGCGCCGTCGTTTCGCCGCAGCGATGGAGGAAAAGCAGCGCCGCTACGGCGAGGCCTATCCGCTCGACGAAGACTTCTTGGCCGCGGTCGGCGAAATGCCCGAAGCCAGCGGCGTCGCGCTCGGCTTCGACCGGCTGGTGATGCTGGCGAGCGGTGCATCCAGGATCGATCAGGTAGTATGGACGCCGCCTGCAGATGAAACCTTAAGTGAGACATGA
- the efp gene encoding elongation factor P, with the protein MRVIASSIRKGNVIEQDGKLYVVVSAENIHPGKGTPVSQIEMRRISDGVKISERYKTTDQVEKATIEERNYTYLYEDGDGFHFMNPETYDQVQVSKDVVGDAAAYLQESMTVKLSTHDVNVVSLALPQRVTLEVVETEPVTKGQTASSSYKPAVLSNGVRTTVPPHISVGTRIVVMTEDGSYSERAKD; encoded by the coding sequence TTGAGAGTCATCGCCAGTTCTATTCGCAAGGGCAACGTGATCGAGCAAGACGGCAAGCTTTATGTCGTCGTGAGCGCCGAGAACATCCATCCCGGCAAGGGCACCCCGGTCAGCCAGATCGAAATGCGCCGAATCAGCGACGGGGTAAAGATCTCCGAGCGCTACAAGACCACCGACCAGGTCGAAAAGGCCACGATCGAAGAGCGTAACTACACCTACCTTTATGAAGATGGTGATGGCTTTCACTTCATGAACCCGGAGACCTATGACCAGGTCCAAGTGTCCAAGGACGTGGTCGGCGACGCCGCGGCGTATCTCCAAGAGAGCATGACGGTCAAGCTTTCGACGCACGACGTCAACGTGGTGTCGCTCGCACTGCCGCAGCGCGTGACGCTGGAAGTGGTCGAGACCGAGCCGGTGACCAAGGGCCAGACCGCCTCGTCGTCCTACAAGCCCGCGGTGCTTTCCAACGGCGTGCGCACCACCGTTCCGCCGCACATCTCGGTCGGCACCCGCATCGTGGTGATGACCGAAGACGGCTCTTACTCGGAGCGCGCCAAGGACTGA
- a CDS encoding MarR family winged helix-turn-helix transcriptional regulator, producing MQKTTARAARGDGGTAGLAARPPAAGEGKRGEKGYLGYLLRQAQAAVRLSMDRTLTELGVTPPQFAVLTMLKAYPGLSGADVARLTFLTPQTVGVIIRNLERDGAIRKARHPVHGRILQWSLTPHGATLLRGCRQRVLDVETRLSAGLDGKTEAAIRRWLARIATEMQEG from the coding sequence ATGCAGAAGACGACGGCCCGAGCCGCGCGAGGCGACGGCGGAACCGCGGGCCTTGCCGCGCGTCCGCCCGCGGCGGGCGAAGGCAAGCGCGGCGAAAAAGGCTATCTCGGTTATCTCCTGCGTCAGGCGCAGGCCGCGGTGCGCCTCAGCATGGACCGCACGCTCACTGAGCTCGGCGTCACGCCGCCGCAATTCGCCGTACTGACGATGCTCAAGGCCTATCCCGGGCTATCGGGCGCCGACGTCGCCCGCCTCACCTTCCTGACGCCGCAGACCGTCGGCGTGATCATCCGCAACCTCGAGCGCGACGGTGCGATCCGCAAGGCACGCCATCCCGTCCACGGCCGCATCCTGCAATGGTCGCTGACGCCGCACGGCGCGACGCTGCTTCGGGGCTGCAGGCAACGGGTTTTGGACGTCGAAACACGCCTCAGCGCGGGGCTCGACGGCAAGACCGAAGCCGCGATCCGCCGCTGGCTCGCAAGGATCGCTACGGAGATGCAGGAGGGCTAG
- a CDS encoding HdeD family acid-resistance protein, whose translation MTSPENFSPLQSAMNRAVKQNWKAFLVEGILLAILGIAALIVPPLASLAVTIFLGWMFLISGIGGLIVTYWARSMPGFWWSLISAALAVFAGMILLARPAQAVLTLTIVLGAYFLAEGVATIMYALSHRRELTSRASWLVISGIVDIVISFLVITGLPSSAEWAIGVLVGINLLFGGSTLIGIAMAARNSNT comes from the coding sequence ATGACGTCACCCGAGAATTTCTCTCCTCTGCAATCCGCCATGAACCGTGCGGTGAAGCAGAATTGGAAGGCCTTTCTGGTCGAAGGTATCCTGCTCGCTATTCTCGGTATCGCTGCGCTGATTGTGCCGCCGCTCGCGAGCCTCGCCGTCACGATCTTCCTCGGCTGGATGTTTTTGATCAGCGGCATTGGCGGCCTGATCGTCACCTATTGGGCGCGCAGCATGCCCGGCTTCTGGTGGTCGCTGATCTCTGCGGCACTCGCCGTGTTCGCCGGCATGATCCTGCTGGCACGCCCCGCGCAGGCCGTGCTGACGCTGACGATCGTGCTCGGCGCCTATTTCCTCGCAGAAGGCGTTGCCACGATCATGTACGCGCTGTCGCATCGCCGCGAACTGACCAGCCGCGCGTCCTGGCTGGTGATCTCAGGCATCGTCGACATCGTGATCTCGTTCCTCGTCATCACGGGGCTGCCGAGCTCGGCCGAATGGGCGATCGGTGTCCTCGTCGGTATCAACCTCCTGTTCGGCGGCTCCACGCTGATCGGGATTGCGATGGCGGCGCGAAATAGCAACACTTGA
- a CDS encoding DUF4397 domain-containing protein: MNRKANRFVWRALALLSLLAGYPVAADEFRSPSLTAPRIEWRAAIDQLRTEINARPSIAGDFVFVPRRTVSRFDPRAMPALLQLNGITSQFFRGIARSAVPVLLPFDTAAYLDAQRSGVPSSVSIVRYQADFNPVDMFDAGPAGYSAAFSLEPGAGDGMPSRVFARPVEVQITGSALIYDIADPTGGKGEPVKAFSAQYPDIRRFIREGYVRYAFTRFGVAYVVSIQCLDSVAKPRRLACKEAYPVAERFLKALRVAGGSRMRPLMDVTSDAMDRPPARSAEFTYRPSGDIIPNSGYRKQNGHSDVMAYSQIRFPLEKFPAIVRSQSYARRDKSEAPTRGYVWRDNFCESRSFEVWQCGGGYGHQGEDIVAGECPPGSEGSERCDPKQQGVVAVRDATVIRGSKDQAATLQVNSRTEHIRFRYMHMNPSAMNADGLVNGRLVAEGERIGVVSNYLDHPAGTSRHLHFDVQVFTRDGWIWVSPYVTLISAYERLIRARGRETGPEIAGTPQPMAHALPEDVVKPDQREGSSEEN, encoded by the coding sequence GTGAACAGGAAGGCCAACCGCTTCGTCTGGCGCGCGCTGGCCTTGCTTTCGCTTCTCGCAGGCTATCCCGTCGCTGCCGACGAGTTCCGCTCGCCCTCGCTCACCGCGCCCCGCATCGAATGGCGCGCGGCGATCGACCAGTTGCGCACGGAGATCAATGCGCGTCCGTCGATTGCGGGCGATTTCGTCTTTGTGCCGCGTCGAACGGTCTCCCGCTTTGATCCGCGAGCGATGCCGGCGCTGCTCCAGCTCAACGGCATCACCTCACAGTTCTTCAGGGGGATCGCGCGCAGCGCCGTTCCGGTGCTGCTGCCGTTCGACACGGCGGCCTATCTGGATGCGCAGCGCAGCGGCGTGCCGTCGAGTGTGTCGATTGTCCGTTACCAGGCCGACTTCAACCCGGTCGATATGTTCGATGCGGGACCGGCCGGCTATAGCGCGGCCTTCTCGCTCGAACCCGGTGCCGGCGATGGCATGCCCTCGCGCGTTTTCGCAAGACCGGTCGAGGTGCAGATCACGGGCTCGGCCCTGATCTACGACATTGCCGATCCCACGGGGGGCAAGGGCGAGCCGGTCAAGGCGTTCAGCGCCCAATATCCTGACATCCGCAGGTTCATCCGCGAAGGCTATGTACGCTACGCCTTCACGCGGTTCGGCGTTGCCTATGTGGTGTCGATCCAGTGCCTCGACAGCGTCGCCAAGCCGCGGCGGCTCGCCTGCAAGGAGGCCTATCCGGTCGCCGAGCGGTTCCTGAAGGCGCTGCGCGTTGCCGGCGGATCGCGGATGCGGCCGCTGATGGATGTTACCTCCGATGCAATGGATCGGCCGCCGGCGCGATCGGCCGAATTCACCTACCGTCCCAGCGGCGACATCATCCCGAATTCCGGCTATCGCAAGCAGAACGGCCACTCCGACGTTATGGCCTATTCACAGATCCGCTTTCCGCTGGAGAAGTTTCCGGCCATCGTCCGATCGCAGTCCTACGCCAGGCGCGACAAGTCGGAGGCGCCGACGCGCGGCTACGTCTGGCGCGACAATTTCTGCGAGTCCCGCAGCTTCGAGGTCTGGCAATGCGGCGGCGGCTACGGCCACCAGGGTGAGGACATCGTCGCCGGCGAATGCCCGCCCGGCAGCGAGGGCAGCGAACGCTGCGATCCCAAGCAGCAGGGCGTGGTCGCCGTGCGCGACGCCACCGTGATCCGCGGCTCAAAGGACCAGGCCGCGACATTGCAGGTCAACAGCCGCACCGAGCACATCCGTTTCCGCTACATGCACATGAACCCGTCGGCGATGAATGCCGACGGTCTCGTTAACGGCCGCCTCGTGGCCGAGGGCGAGCGGATCGGAGTTGTTTCCAACTATCTGGATCACCCCGCCGGCACATCACGCCACCTGCACTTCGACGTGCAAGTGTTCACCCGCGACGGCTGGATCTGGGTCAGCCCCTACGTCACGCTGATCTCAGCCTATGAGCGCTTGATCCGCGCCCGCGGCCGCGAGACCGGCCCGGAGATCGCCGGCACGCCGCAGCCGATGGCCCACGCGCTGCCCGAGGACGTCGTCAAGCCGGACCAGCGCGAAGGCAGCAGCGAGGAGAATTGA
- a CDS encoding lysine-2,3-aminomutase-like protein yields MTKSNLARTLREPAELVAQRLAPASELAALERVASRYAVAITPALVELIDTSDANDPIARQFVPTAAELEVQPGESADPIGDHPHSPVPGIVHRYPDRVLFKLVHVCAVYCRFCFRREMVGPGKENALSDEAYRAAIDYIRARSEIWEVILTGGDPLMLSPRRLSEIMADLAAIDHVKIIRLHTRVPVAEPARVSDEMVAALKVKGATTWVALHANHARELTETARAACGRLVDAGIPMVSQSVLLRGVNDDIAALSNLMRAFVECRIKPYYLHHGDLAPGTAHLRTTLAVGQDLMRQLRGRVSGLCQPDYVIDIPGGAGKSPVGPNYVAAVQNTAPGDREREMETRYRIVDYCGDVHLYPPET; encoded by the coding sequence ATGACGAAAAGTAATCTTGCACGCACCTTGCGCGAGCCGGCCGAACTGGTGGCGCAGCGACTTGCGCCGGCATCGGAACTGGCCGCGCTCGAGCGGGTCGCATCGCGCTATGCGGTCGCGATCACGCCCGCGCTCGTCGAGCTCATCGACACGTCGGATGCGAATGACCCCATCGCGCGTCAGTTCGTTCCGACGGCAGCGGAACTCGAGGTTCAGCCGGGCGAGAGTGCGGACCCGATCGGCGATCACCCGCATTCGCCGGTGCCGGGCATCGTGCACCGCTATCCGGACCGCGTGCTGTTCAAGCTCGTTCATGTCTGCGCAGTCTATTGCCGCTTCTGCTTCCGTCGCGAGATGGTCGGGCCCGGCAAGGAGAATGCGCTGTCGGACGAGGCCTACCGTGCCGCGATCGACTACATCCGTGCGCGCAGCGAGATCTGGGAGGTCATCCTGACCGGCGGCGATCCGCTGATGCTGTCGCCGCGTCGGCTGAGCGAGATCATGGCCGATCTTGCCGCAATCGATCACGTCAAGATCATCCGCCTGCACACCCGCGTGCCCGTGGCCGAGCCCGCGCGGGTCAGCGATGAAATGGTCGCGGCGCTGAAGGTGAAGGGTGCGACGACCTGGGTCGCACTGCATGCCAACCACGCAAGGGAACTGACGGAAACCGCCCGCGCCGCATGCGGGCGCCTTGTGGACGCCGGCATTCCCATGGTGAGCCAGTCCGTGCTGCTCCGCGGTGTCAATGACGACATCGCGGCGCTGTCGAATTTGATGCGTGCTTTCGTCGAATGCCGCATCAAGCCATATTATTTGCATCACGGCGATCTCGCGCCCGGCACTGCGCATCTGCGTACGACGCTCGCCGTGGGACAGGATTTGATGCGTCAGTTGCGCGGACGCGTCTCGGGACTGTGCCAGCCCGACTATGTCATCGACATTCCCGGCGGCGCCGGAAAGTCGCCGGTGGGCCCGAACTACGTCGCGGCGGTGCAAAATACCGCACCCGGCGACCGTGAACGGGAGATGGAAACGCGCTATCGTATCGTCGACTATTGCGGCGACGTTCATCTCTATCCGCCTGAGACGTGA
- a CDS encoding lytic murein transglycosylase yields MKQPDSSLRPTRRALLQSTLGAAALLASPTHVLAAPPGFDEWREAFRARAMAKGISAATWQRAMARVEPDMSVFKQIRNQPEFNEQVWQYINRRVSDWRIINGKIALKNNEQLFARIEKDFGVERGTLLALWGVESAYGDPLVQQNHMKPIFPSLAALAWNEPRRKAYWETELINALKIVDKGWSTPEEMRGSWAGAMGHSQWMPEVWLNVGIDYDGDGKVSPFGRPDDALGATAKYLVNRGKWHRGEHWGYEVRASGNMSGSRTYAAWQAAGVTRADGQPFPQPNASAQMWAPVAGGPTFLLGPNFYSVKSYNPSMNYALAICHLGDRCLGAPPFIQPFPGSERALTLAEVQEMQTRLTKAGFDTGGTDGRVGNDTMKAIKDFQQKAGIAPADGYGGLKVLAKLRQGG; encoded by the coding sequence ATGAAACAGCCTGATTCCTCGTTACGCCCGACCCGCCGCGCCCTGCTTCAATCCACCCTCGGTGCAGCCGCCCTGCTCGCCTCGCCAACACATGTGCTTGCCGCGCCACCCGGTTTCGACGAGTGGCGCGAAGCCTTTCGCGCCCGCGCGATGGCCAAGGGCATCTCGGCTGCGACCTGGCAACGCGCGATGGCGCGGGTCGAACCCGACATGAGCGTGTTCAAGCAGATCCGCAACCAGCCGGAATTCAACGAGCAGGTCTGGCAGTACATCAACCGCCGCGTCTCCGACTGGCGCATCATCAATGGCAAGATCGCGCTCAAGAACAACGAGCAATTGTTTGCGCGCATCGAGAAGGATTTTGGCGTCGAGCGCGGCACGCTGCTGGCGCTGTGGGGCGTGGAATCAGCCTATGGCGACCCGCTGGTGCAGCAGAACCACATGAAGCCGATCTTCCCTTCGCTTGCGGCGCTGGCCTGGAACGAGCCGCGCCGAAAGGCCTATTGGGAGACCGAGCTGATCAACGCCCTGAAGATCGTCGACAAGGGCTGGAGCACGCCGGAGGAGATGCGCGGCTCCTGGGCCGGCGCGATGGGCCATTCGCAATGGATGCCGGAAGTCTGGCTCAATGTCGGCATCGACTATGACGGCGACGGCAAGGTCTCGCCGTTCGGCCGGCCCGACGATGCGCTTGGGGCGACGGCAAAGTACCTGGTCAATCGCGGCAAATGGCACCGCGGCGAGCATTGGGGTTATGAGGTGCGCGCGAGCGGCAATATGAGCGGCAGCCGCACCTATGCGGCGTGGCAAGCGGCCGGCGTCACGCGCGCGGACGGCCAGCCGTTTCCGCAGCCGAATGCCTCAGCGCAGATGTGGGCGCCAGTTGCAGGCGGGCCGACGTTCCTGCTGGGGCCGAACTTCTATTCGGTGAAGAGCTACAATCCTTCGATGAACTATGCGCTCGCGATCTGCCATCTCGGCGACCGCTGCCTGGGCGCGCCGCCCTTCATCCAGCCCTTCCCCGGCTCCGAACGCGCGCTGACGCTCGCCGAGGTGCAGGAGATGCAGACGCGCCTGACCAAGGCCGGCTTCGACACCGGCGGCACCGACGGCCGCGTCGGCAACGACACGATGAAGGCGATCAAGGATTTTCAGCAGAAGGCCGGCATTGCGCCCGCGGACGGCTATGGCGGCTTGAAGGTGCTGGCAAAGCTGCGTCAGGGCGGATAG
- a CDS encoding carboxymuconolactone decarboxylase family protein, translated as MSHARSEYEDFKAMAPDVYELVLTLGQLATKAGLDKQLLELIKLRASQINGCAFCVQHHVLLSERIGVPVDKLNLVAVWREAPIFSARERAALAWTEALTHLPDGVSDEVYAEVSREFSEKELTYLTSAVASINVWNRFGAAFRWTPAKRPAAANAAAS; from the coding sequence ATGTCACACGCCCGCAGCGAATACGAAGACTTCAAGGCGATGGCCCCCGACGTCTATGAATTGGTGCTTACGCTCGGCCAGCTTGCAACCAAGGCAGGCCTCGACAAGCAGCTTCTGGAGCTCATCAAGCTGCGGGCGTCGCAGATCAATGGCTGTGCCTTCTGCGTCCAGCACCATGTCCTGCTTTCCGAGCGCATCGGTGTGCCCGTCGACAAGCTCAATCTCGTGGCGGTCTGGCGGGAGGCGCCGATCTTTTCCGCGCGCGAGCGGGCAGCATTGGCCTGGACCGAGGCGCTGACGCATCTGCCCGACGGGGTCAGCGACGAGGTCTATGCGGAGGTGTCCCGCGAATTCTCCGAGAAGGAGCTGACTTATCTGACCTCGGCCGTCGCTTCGATCAACGTCTGGAACCGCTTTGGCGCTGCGTTCCGGTGGACTCCAGCAAAGCGGCCGGCGGCCGCCAACGCGGCGGCATCATAG
- a CDS encoding 3-deoxy-7-phosphoheptulonate synthase, producing the protein MLSTTDDLRIRELKELVTPEEVMREIPRTLTATRVVMAARNAIHAILNGQDDRLLVVVGPCSVHDPKAAIDYAERLASLREDLADELEIVMRVYFEKPRTTVGWKGLINDPDLDGSFDINKGLRLARNVLSAVNNLGLPAGTEFLDMTTPQYIADLVSWAAIGARTTESQIHRELASGLSCPVGFKNGTDGNVRIAADAVKSASHPHHFMAVTKRGRSAIASTAGNEDCHIILRGGSKPNYDAASVAAACADLAKANVGQRLMVDASHANSSKKPENQPKVTADIAGQIAGGEQRIMGVMIESNLVAGRQDVVPGTALTYGQSITDGCIDWATTATVLKELAEAVRARRQAQRTGLHERSA; encoded by the coding sequence GTGCTGAGCACGACCGACGATCTTCGCATCCGCGAACTGAAAGAGCTTGTTACGCCTGAAGAGGTGATGCGGGAAATCCCGCGTACCCTCACCGCCACGCGCGTGGTGATGGCGGCACGCAACGCCATCCACGCCATCCTCAACGGCCAGGACGACCGGCTGCTGGTCGTGGTCGGCCCCTGCTCGGTGCATGATCCCAAGGCCGCCATCGATTACGCCGAGCGGCTCGCAAGCCTGCGCGAGGATCTCGCCGACGAGCTCGAGATCGTGATGCGGGTCTATTTCGAGAAGCCGCGCACGACCGTCGGCTGGAAGGGCCTCATCAACGACCCCGATCTCGATGGTAGCTTCGACATCAACAAGGGCCTGCGGCTCGCGCGCAACGTGCTGTCAGCCGTCAACAATCTCGGCCTGCCAGCCGGCACCGAGTTCCTGGATATGACGACGCCGCAATATATCGCCGACCTCGTCTCTTGGGCCGCGATCGGCGCGCGCACCACCGAGAGCCAGATCCATCGCGAACTGGCGTCGGGGTTATCCTGCCCGGTCGGCTTCAAGAACGGCACCGACGGCAATGTTCGCATTGCAGCCGATGCGGTGAAGTCGGCCTCGCATCCGCATCACTTCATGGCGGTGACCAAGCGCGGGCGTTCGGCGATCGCCTCCACCGCAGGCAATGAGGACTGCCACATCATCCTGCGCGGCGGCAGCAAGCCGAACTACGACGCTGCAAGCGTCGCTGCCGCCTGTGCTGATCTGGCGAAGGCGAACGTCGGCCAGCGGCTGATGGTGGATGCAAGCCACGCCAATTCCAGCAAGAAGCCGGAAAACCAGCCCAAGGTCACGGCCGACATCGCCGGCCAGATCGCCGGCGGTGAGCAGCGCATCATGGGTGTGATGATCGAGAGCAATCTCGTGGCGGGCCGCCAGGATGTCGTGCCGGGCACGGCGCTGACCTACGGCCAGAGCATCACCGATGGCTGCATCGACTGGGCGACCACAGCAACAGTGCTGAAGGAGCTTGCGGAAGCCGTGCGGGCAAGGCGGCAAGCGCAACGCACAGGCCTGCACGAACGTTCGGCCTAG
- a CDS encoding Imm26 family immunity protein — translation MKLPYEEGSVFLVPVRPNGFLRGVVTRSTSRGRVLVGYFFGPRVDEQRLATVNDLDPQGALARIRFGDLGLINGEWPILGKVERWDRTEWPTPDFVRRDPISNKAWLIRYSDADPLRSTSERLPNYDDFNVLGHDGLYGAGAAEAFLSKLLAS, via the coding sequence ATGAAGCTACCCTATGAAGAGGGCTCGGTGTTCCTGGTGCCGGTCCGCCCCAACGGCTTCCTTCGAGGTGTTGTTACACGATCGACGAGTCGCGGTAGAGTTCTTGTAGGATATTTCTTTGGCCCCCGCGTTGACGAGCAGCGCCTTGCTACAGTCAACGACCTTGACCCTCAAGGCGCACTCGCAAGAATCCGCTTTGGCGATCTCGGTTTGATAAACGGCGAATGGCCAATACTAGGCAAAGTGGAGCGTTGGGATCGCACGGAATGGCCAACGCCCGACTTTGTCAGGCGAGATCCCATCTCGAATAAGGCTTGGCTAATCCGATATTCAGACGCGGATCCGCTGCGCAGCACTTCTGAGCGGCTTCCGAACTACGATGACTTCAATGTATTAGGCCATGACGGCCTCTACGGCGCAGGAGCTGCAGAGGCATTCCTCTCGAAACTACTCGCTTCATGA
- a CDS encoding PrsW family glutamic-type intramembrane protease, producing the protein MHLLEALPTVIGTAAIAPALLLLWLVIAAEERPGPPAQVWTAFLLGAASISVLGLARAPFAKMVAAPDNPWTALAMHSVFGVALPEEAVKVLAIVLISSTKRRTFANPMDTVVYGAAVGLGFAAYENLAYLVQHADMWRSLAALRSVLTVPFHGALGIIAGAYLTIARAGTALGANRHNRDWARLSSRLLILAGPVSLHSAFDFPLLTLQRMPDLDPTVRMWLGATSLLIGFSSIGFAIRLVRRVARHHAPRTDVARERLSQLRRMWALLLAGGGVGFVGLAFVLTSIHHWIVNPERNVTLVLIPIGLTSILLGIALLVVTTAIYVLGRNRIRTTAEGFSSAPGG; encoded by the coding sequence ATGCACCTCCTCGAAGCCCTCCCCACCGTCATCGGAACCGCAGCCATCGCGCCGGCGCTGCTGTTGCTTTGGCTCGTGATCGCGGCCGAGGAACGTCCCGGACCGCCTGCCCAGGTCTGGACTGCCTTTCTGCTCGGCGCAGCCAGCATCTCCGTGCTGGGTCTCGCCCGCGCACCCTTCGCCAAGATGGTCGCAGCACCCGACAATCCCTGGACCGCGCTTGCCATGCATTCGGTCTTCGGCGTCGCGCTGCCGGAGGAAGCGGTGAAGGTGCTCGCCATCGTGCTGATCTCCTCGACCAAGCGGCGGACCTTCGCCAATCCCATGGATACCGTGGTCTATGGCGCCGCCGTCGGTCTCGGCTTCGCGGCCTATGAGAACCTCGCCTACCTCGTACAGCATGCCGACATGTGGCGCTCGCTCGCCGCCTTGCGCAGCGTGCTGACCGTGCCCTTCCATGGTGCGCTCGGCATCATCGCCGGCGCCTACCTCACGATCGCCCGCGCCGGCACGGCGCTGGGGGCCAACCGTCACAATCGCGATTGGGCGCGCCTGTCCAGCCGGCTGCTGATCCTGGCAGGCCCGGTCTCGCTGCATTCGGCCTTCGATTTTCCATTGCTCACACTGCAGCGGATGCCGGATCTCGATCCCACGGTGCGGATGTGGCTCGGCGCGACGAGCCTGCTGATCGGCTTCAGCTCGATCGGTTTTGCCATCCGCCTGGTGCGGCGCGTCGCGCGCCATCACGCGCCGCGCACCGACGTCGCGCGCGAGCGGCTGAGCCAGCTCCGCCGCATGTGGGCGCTGCTGCTCGCCGGCGGCGGCGTCGGCTTCGTCGGACTCGCTTTCGTGCTGACTTCGATCCATCACTGGATCGTCAATCCCGAGCGCAACGTCACGCTGGTGCTGATCCCGATCGGCCTCACCTCGATCCTGCTCGGCATCGCCCTCTTGGTTGTCACAACGGCGATCTATGTTCTCGGCCGCAACCGCATCCGCACGACGGCGGAAGGTTTTTCATCGGCACCAGGCGGCTAG